The Phoenix dactylifera cultivar Barhee BC4 chromosome 9, palm_55x_up_171113_PBpolish2nd_filt_p, whole genome shotgun sequence genome window below encodes:
- the LOC103713118 gene encoding cation transporter HKT1-like yields the protein MEMAIFLGQLKNYAHAFITNRIHSFARASRCIRELVMFLYRFFSFRVSPFWIQLCYFVSLALLGSLAMMVLKPDNPAFGPRYVDMLFMSVSALTVSGLGTVEMENFSSSQIVVLALLMFLGGDVLVCLLGLLFRRSRHDNRPEITSSRRVDSIGIELDSMKPSNTLDNIELGRDVSGTPIDDGKDLMSSCIRYLGSAVLCFVIVFHVVGCLAIFLYIILVSSARDVLKRKGINNFLFSIFTTISSFANGGLISTNENMLIFNNNPGLYLIIIPQILGGNLLFPLCLRLVIWALRRLTKAVEFEYMLKNPSEIQFGHLRPDLQTLFLSLTCIGFIAAMVALFCSMDWTSAVFQGLNSYEKLVSALFMAVNSRHSGENSIDISLASPSVIVLFILMMYLPPSVSFVPIHENESSSEGDRRENEKSWSPVDNLLLSQLSSIVIFIIMICITERKKLTEDPLNFSTLNVIFEVTSGYGNVGLSMGYSCSRFLRLHPDAHCLDRAYSFSGAWSDEGKLILAIIMLYGRLKNFTIENGKAWQLL from the exons ATGGAGATGGCCATCTTTTTGGGGCAATTAAAGAACTATGCTCATGCCTTCATAACCAATAGAATTCATAGTTTCGCACGTGCGAGCAGATGCATCCGGGAGCTCGTCATGttcttgtatcgcttcttctcCTTTCGTGTAAGCCCATTCTGGATCCAGCTATGTTATTTTGTTTCTCTTGCCTTGTTGGGTTCTCTAGCTATGATGGTGCTTAAGCCGGATAACCCCGCCTTCGGTCCTAGGTACGTTGATATGCTGTTCATGTCCGTATCCGCACTCACGGTTTCAGGTCTGGGGACTGTTGAAATGGAGAACTTCTCGAGTTCTCAAATTGTTGTCCTCGCTCTTTTGATGTTCTTGGGTGGGGATGTTTTAGTTTGCTTGCTAGGCCTTCTATTTAGAAGATCTCGGCATGATAACAGACCAGAGATTACCAGCAGTAGAAGAGTTGATTCCATTGGTATCGAACTTGACTCTATGAAACCCTCAAACACCTTAGATAACATCGAATTGGGCCGAGATGTTTCAGGGACTCCCATAGATGATGGTAAGGATTTGATGTCAAGTTGCATACGATATTTAGGATCCGCGGTGTTGTGTTTTGTTATTGTATTTCATGTAGTGGGTTGTTTAGCGATCTTTTTGTACATAATTCTTGTTTCAAGCGCCAGAGATGTGTTGAAGAGGAAGGGTATCAACAACTTCCTGTTCTCCATATTCACCACTATTTCTTCATTTGCGAATGGAGGCTTGATATCGACGAATGAGAACATGTTAATCTTCAATAACAACCCGGGTCTCTACCTGATAATTATTCCTCAAATTCTTGGGGGCAATTTGCTGTTCCCTCTGTGCCTTAGACTGGTGATATGGGCTCTGAGGAGGTTGACCAAAGCTGTGGAGTTCGAGTacatgttgaagaatccatcggAAATACAGTTCGGTCATCTGCGCCCAGACTTGCAGACTCTCTTCTTGTCCCTCACTTGCATTGGATTTATAGCAGCTATGGTTGCATTGTTTTGCTCCATGGACTGGACTTCAGCAGTGTTTCAAGGGCTCAATTCCTATGAGAAGCTTGTCAGTGCGTTATTCATGGCAGTGAACTCTCGGCATTCCGGGGAGAACTCCATCGACATCTCCCTTGCCTCTCCATCAGTTATTGTGCTGTTCATTCTTATGAT GTACCTTCCACCTTCCGTATCCTTTGTACCCATTCATGAGAATGAATCGAGCTCTGAAGGAGATAGAAGGGAAAACGAGAAAAGTTGGTCGCCGGTGGACAACTTATTGTTGTCGCAGCTCTCCAGTATtgtcatcttcatcatcatgaTCTGCATCACGGAGAGAAAAAAACTGACAGAAGATCCACTCAACTTCTCCACCTTGAATGTAATCTTTGAAGTGACAAG TGGATATGGAAATGTCGGACTGTCGATGGGCTACAGCTGTTCGCGCTTTCTACGACTGCATCCTGATGCACATTGTCTGGACAGAGCATATAGTTTTTCAGGGGCATGGAGCGATGAAGGGAAGTTGATATTGGCCATTATCATGCTTTATGGAAGGCTCAAGAATTTCACCATTGAAAATGGTAAAGCTTGGCAGTTACTATAA